The following proteins come from a genomic window of Aspergillus luchuensis IFO 4308 DNA, chromosome 3, nearly complete sequence:
- a CDS encoding uncharacterized protein (COG:O;~EggNog:ENOG410PN65;~InterPro:IPR001841,IPR017907), with translation MRLAPQTAWLALVAEEAGASLLYDATRPRQLTAASTPRRPSQAALVCFLGRSRKDRALRYLFPDNPSRKVGGFNLRVDHRTWPTERPILFADGDPLRDCQLPDTELLARDEPIPITWSSDPALPLQDVIVARCLLPFAHVTCIFAADLGGLPSVRRLLNRWAVAGRDATRPSLQTRIIVLVDADEVSESDGQALFQQLDGSELYASVHLLPVSRGDVLSDEARYRPVKEEILKALDRATRERVTTQTSFLACHLARFLEGAIRHTAQDHQKPFDLIAAGRPQPRPAEWAACIGDFLEQTQAIGSETQDQLLASSLLLDAYPPDTHGFHPRDLFRQRYRQPCLDALRGVACSATATARADSIESRLVDAHACLLDQDVIPLALHVQHLAEWRAIFERLHSNRTCLGCLLCRPQHPLACGHALCDRCIERYGRPAPRRESAFVVETCPLCQAPCVTSVVLLPPTAAVRALAVDGGGVRGVIPIRILLGLQLILGPKCSLPGLIDVAFGTSAGEDGNTTCPFP, from the exons ATGCGGCTCGCGCCCCAGACAGCCTGGCTGGCTCtcgtggcggaggaggctggtgCCTCCCTGCTGTATGATGCGACCCGGCCGAGGCAGCTGACGGCGGCAAGCACCCCTCGGCGCCCCTCACAGGCGGCCTTGGTTTGCTTCCTGGGCCGGAGCCGGAAAGACCGAGCGCTACGCTACCTGTTCCCGGACAACCCATCACGCAAAGTCGGAGGGTTTAACCTGCGGGTCGATCACCGCACGTGGCCCACAGAACGACCGATTCTCTTCGCTGATGGGGATCCGCTCCGGGACTGCCAGTTGCCCGACACCGAGCTGCTGGCCCGCGACGAGCCGATCCCCATTACCTGGAGCTCTGACCCGGCTCTGCCGCTGCAGGACGTCATTGTCGCAAGGTGCTTGCTTCCCTTTGCTCACGTCACATGCATCTTTGCTGCAGACCTCGGGGGACTGCCCAGTGTTCGCCGCCTCTTGAATCGATGGGCGGTAGCAGGCCGTGATGCCACGCGGCCGTCGCTGCAGACGCGTATCATTGTCCTGGTTGACGCGGACGAGGTGTCCGAGTCGGATGGGCAGGCCTTGTTCCAGCAACTGGACGGATCAGAGCTGTACGCGAGCGTGCATCTGCTTCCGGTGTCACGGGGCGACGTGCTCTCCGACGAGGCGAGGTATCGCCCGGTAAAGGAAGAGATTCTCAAAGCCCTGGACCGGGCGACCCGGGAGCGAGTGACGACACAGACATCTTTCTTGGCGTGTCATCTGGCCCGCTTTCTGGAGGGTGCTATCCGCCACACGGCTCAGGACCACCAGAAGCCGTTTGATCTGATCGCAGCGGGCCGCCCCCAGCCCCGACCAGCCGAGTGGGCTGCCTGCATCGGGGACTTTCTCGAGCAGACGCAGGCCATTGGCTCCGAGACGCAGGACCAGCTCCTCGCCTCGAGTCTCCTGCTGGACGCCTACCCGCCGGATACTCACG GATTCCACCCGCGCGATCTGTTCCGCCAACGCTACCGACAGCCCTGCCTGGACGCGCTGCGGGGGGTTGCATGTTCCGCTACAGCCACGGCTCGCGCCGACTCGATCGAGTCACGGCTGGTTGACGCCCATGCATGCCTGCTGGACCAGGACGTGATTCCGTTAGCGCTCCATGTGCAGCACCTGGCCGAATGGCGGGCGATTTTCGAACGTCTCCACAGCAACCGTACGTGTTTGGGTTGCCTTCTGTGCCGCCCGCAACATCCGCTGGCCTGTGGCCATGCCCTGTGTGACCGCTGCATCGAGCGTTACGGTCGACCCGCCCCGCGGAGAGAGTCGGCCTTTGTCGTCGAGACCTGCCCACTGTGTCAAGCTCCATGCGTCACATCGGTGGTTCTCTTGCCTCCCACCGCGGCTGTGCGTGCCCTCGCCGTGGATGGGGGCGGCGTTCGTGGCGTCATCCCCATCCGAATCTTGCTGGGCCTGCAACTCATCCTGGGGCCCAAATGCTCCCTTCCGGGGCTGATTGATGTCGCATTTGGCACCAGTGCCGGTGAGGATGGCAACACAACCTGTCCTTTTCCCTGA
- a CDS encoding uncharacterized protein (COG:S;~EggNog:ENOG410PW16) gives MWSWQPPLGILISIGTGTRGSRANSPGPERSCAPAPRSHFVWPVLRSFLETMDGKTLWDRFRNQAAAADQDALSRLDICLAGPEPRLDAAHAMDDLIRQTVEQGVGRQGRQCLLRLLAQSLFFELVSVPERETGTPSYWCVGTIRCRVSGEVFLSAIQRVDACQMDYVVGGKPLGISVTDGATCARCGRYCVPVRFRVRRLSDTVSLSLRLDDGRQVPVGGFPNPMDWFLHRQGLSLADGVTEPGAASRDECVACERRLALRRGLRVTRLKARRMVQIAHAIACAAEEAQVTYE, from the coding sequence ATGTGGTCCTGGCAACCCCCACTTGGTATTCTCATTTCCATCGGCACGGGTACGCGAGGATCCCGCGCGAACAGTCCCGGTCCCGAACGGTCGTGCGCACCTGCCCCCCGTAGCCATTTCGTCTGGCCGGTGCTGCGTAGCTTCCTCGAGACCATGGACGGCAAGACATTGTGGGATCGCTTCCGCAACCAGGCGGCCGCGGCTGACCAGGACGCCTTGTCTCGACTGGACATCTGCCTTGCGGGACCGGAGCCCCGCCTTGATGCAGCCCATGCCATGGACGATCTCATCCGGCAAACCGTCGAACAGGGGGTGGGGAGACAGGGGCGCCAGTGCCTGCTGAGGCTCCTCGCGCAGAGTCTATTCTTCGAACTGGTCTCCGTTCCGGAGCGCGAGACGGGCACTCCGTCGTACTGGTGCGTCGGAACCATTCGGTGCCGGGTCTCCGGCGAGGTCTTTCTGAGCGCTATCCAACGAGTCGATGCATGCCAGATGGACTACGTCGTTGGCGGCAAGCCTCTGGGCATCAGCGTCACGGATGGGGCCACCTGCGCAAGGTGCGGGCGGTATTGCGTCCCTGTCCGGTTCCGCGTCCGCCGTCTGAGCGACACCGTTTCCCTATCACTCCGGCTGGACGACGGGCGACAGGTCCCCGTGGGCGGGTTCCCTAACCCGATGGATTGGTTTCTGCATCGGCAGGGATTGTCGCTTGCAGACGGCGTGACTGAACCTGGAGCCGCGTCCCGGGACGAGTGCGTGGCGTGTGAGCGCCGACTTGCGCTGCGGCGGGGTCTGCGGGTAACCCGACTGAAGGCCAGGCGGATGGTCCAGATTGCACACGCAATAGCTTGTGCAGCAGAAGAGGCCCAGGTTACTTACGAATAA